A section of the Humulus lupulus chromosome 2, drHumLupu1.1, whole genome shotgun sequence genome encodes:
- the LOC133819846 gene encoding vacuolar protein sorting 38, translated as MEGERAKISSNTKKVDPENGEVINWEDFQQELARLWSLSSALTEAKEKKQSLHQKLDPLIQVEAESLNRSNELEEMREKLELRKKMLENLSTCHKKAAENVKKKEEQLNGDVNSLLFRGTALSAVRNRLQESNEFLSGGKGYIRLKKVEKKLRMRQQHMVSQVALLYPVKISAGATQDQELDSFPNSSKLGLSAGTKPVNPGSLAILGLQLTMVPFKTMSLFSDKKEAQKTSSALGYVGHAVQLIASYLKVPLRYPVRFGGSRSYIIDYAPSAEPTSSTSSGLQSNTSPSTNIKQVEFPLFLDGNDTTRTAYAVFLLNKDLEELLNYIGVNSLGPSHVLANLKELVRTIQSADYIDT; from the exons ATGGAAGGAGAGCGAGCCAAGATTTCTTCGAACACGAAGAAAGTGGATCCGGAAAATGGGGAAGTAATAAACTGGGAAGATTTCCAGCAAGAGCTTGCGCGACTATGGAGTCTTTCTTCTGCTCTCACTGAAGCTAAGGAAAAGAAACAGAGCCTTCACCAGAAGCTCGATCCCCTTATTCAG GTTGAAGCTGAGTCACTAAATAGATCAAATGAGCTTGAGGAAATGCGTGAGAAACTGGAATTAAGGAAAAAGATGTTGGAAAACTTGTCAACGTGCCATAAAAAAGCTGCGGAGAATGTTAAAAAGAAAGAGGAGCAGCTAAATGGTGATGTTAATTCACTATTATTTCGTGGGACTGCTCTTTCTGCTGTTCGGAACCGGTTGCAG GAATCAAATGAGTTTCTTTCTGGAGGAAAGGGGTATATTCGTCTTAAAAAAGTGGAAAAGAAGCTAAGAATGAGACAGCAGCATATGGTGTCACAAGTTGCATTGCTCTATCCTGTAAAAATCTCTGCAGGAGCTACACAGGACCAGgagcttgattcatttcctaacAGTAGCAAACTAG GGCTTTCTGCTGGAACTAAGCCTGTGAATCCTGGATCTTTGGCAATTTTGGGTCTGCAGTTGACAATGGTTCCTTTTAAAACGATGTCTCTTTTCTCAGACAAGAAAGAGGCTCAGAAGACTTCAAGTGCTCTGGGATATGTTGGTCAT GCTGTTCAACTTATAGCTTCGTACTTGAAAGTTCCACTACGGTACCCTGTGCGCTTTGGTGGCTCTCGTTCATATATTATTGACTATGCACCATCAGCAGAGCCTACATCTTCTACATCGTCTGGTTTGCAGTCAAATACATCTCCTTCGACAAACATAAAGCAAGTTGAATTCCCCCTTTTTTTAGATGGCAATGACACAACAAGAACTGCTTATGCTGTATTCTTACTGAACAAG GATTTAGAGGAGCTTTTAAATTACATTGGTGTCAATAGTTTAGGACCAAGCCATGTACTAGCTAATTTGAAGGAGCTTGTAAGGACTATTCAATCTGCAGATTATATTGATACGTGA
- the LOC133819847 gene encoding uncharacterized protein LOC133819847: MRKRNKKSKTAVNVDPLRVVDGKLLMTFHKWLLGTIGNKYPRECFSGTHDAAWFLKLHTPRTWLSDSHLDAAFHLMRRRLEFYPNVYPQKCVVMPTIFPESLKGRWDAFPGSDYSRFSWDDSILDLVRGDAVQFLPSWQNKEFIYFALFLKDQMHWVAVEADLNGWMLNIFDSSIGSISENDLISLMVDWCTIFPSVLRQSGLFENHDVILAPQLTASESQVRPFDWKLIPREFVPQTKSR; this comes from the exons atgaggaaaaggaataagaaatcgaagacagcagtgaatgtggatccattgagggttgttgatggtaaattacttatgacctttcacaagtggttgcttggcaccattgggaataaatatccgagggaatgcttctcagggacacacgatgctgcttggttcctgaaactgcatactccgaggacatggctttctgactct catttagatgcagcatttcatctcatgaggaggcgtctagaattttatcctaacgtgtaccctcagaaatgtgttgttatgcctacaatttttcccgaatcattgaagggtcggtgggacgcttttccaggttctgactactctagatttagttgggatgacagtatattggacctggttaggggtgatgcagtccagttcttaccgagttggcagaacaaggagttcatttattttgccctcttcttgaaagaccaaatgcattgggtagctgtagaggcagacctgaatgggtggatgctcaacatctttgactccagtattggatcaatttccgaaaacgatttgatcagcttgatggttgactggtgtaccattttcccgtcggtcttgcgacagtccggtttatttgagaaccatgacgttatactcgcgcctcagttgacagcatcagagagtcaggtcagacccttcgattggaaactcattccacgtgaattcgtaccgcaaacaaaatccaggtga
- the LOC133819849 gene encoding ER lumen protein-retaining receptor-like, whose product MNIFRLAGDMFHLASVLVLLLKIHTIKSCAGISLKTQELYAIVFAARYLDIFTNFISVYNTVMKLIFLGSSFSIVWYMRRHKIVRRSYDRDQDTFRYVFLIWPCLIFAMCINEKFTFKEIMWTFSVYLEAVAILPQLVLLQRTRNIDNLTGQYVFLLGAYRALYILNWIYRYFTEEHYVHWITWIAGLIQTLLYGDFFYYYFQSWKNNVKLELPA is encoded by the exons ATGAATATATTCAGATTAGCAGGGGACATGTTCCATTTGGCCAGCGTCCTTGTTCTGCTTCTTAAGATCCATACTATCAAATCCTGCGCTG GAATTTCCTTGAAGACTCAGGAACTTTATGCTATTGTCTTTGCCGCGCGATATTTGGATATATTTACTAATTTCATCTCAGTCTATAATACCGTAATGAAGTTGATATTTCTCGGGAGCTCCTTCTCTATTGTTTGGTATATGAGACGCCACAAGATAGTTCGTAGATCATATGATAGGGACCAAGACACTTTTCGTTATGTTTTCCTCATCTGGCCTTGCCTGATTTTTGCCATGTGTATAAATGAGAAGTTTACTTTCAAAGAG ATAATGTGGACGTTTTCCGTATATTTGGAAGCTGTTGCTATACTTCCGCAATTGGTTCTGTTGCAAAGAACAAGAAACATTGACAACTTGACAGGGCAATATGTTTTCCTCCTCGG TGCGTATCGAGCATTGTACATCTTAAACTGGATTTATCGCTACTTTACCGAGGAACACTATGTCCATTGGATAA CTTGGATAGCCGGGCTTATCCAGACATTGCTCTATGGTGATTTCTTCTATTATTACTTCCAGAG TTGGAAGAACAATGTTAAACTCGAGCTACCGGCTTGA
- the LOC133819848 gene encoding purple acid phosphatase 15-like, with protein sequence MSLVSFSIFNVLSSSELLIPLRLRLSFFFFSFFTSLFVNGGGTIPTTLDGPFKPITVGLDKSFRGHAVDLPESDPRVQRLVRGFEPEQISVSLSSSYHSVWISWITGEYQIGEDISPLDPNRVDSLVFYGVYGKSLSKRARGYSLVYNQLYPFEGLQNYTSGIIHHVRLTGLKPNTLYQYQCGDVEEGISNNLYYFKTMPESGPKSYPSRIAVVGDLGLTYNTTSTIEHLTSNHPDLILLVGDASYANMYLTNGTGTDCYTCSFPDTPIHETYQPRWDFWGRYMQPLISNVPIMVIEGNHDIEEQAENQTFVAYSSRFAFPSEECGSSSTLYYSFNAGGVHFIMLGAYTPYDRTSDQYKWLEDDLASVDREVTPWLVASWHAPWYSTYTSHYRGAECMRVSMEDILYKYGVDIVFNGHVHAYERSNRVYNYNLDPCGPVHITIGDGGNREKMAITHADEPGNCPKPSETPDPFMGGFCAFNFTSGPAAGKFCWDEQPEYSAYRESSFGHGILEVKNETHALWTWHRNRDMYRVSGDVIYIVREPEKCTVGQE encoded by the exons ATGAGTTTGGTATCGTTCTCCATTTTCAATGTACTTTCTTCTTCTGAGCTTCTTATTCCATTGAGGTTGAGGttgagcttcttcttcttctccttcttcaccAGCTTGTTCGTCAATGGAGGAGGGACAATCCCGACCACCCTTGATGGGCCGTTCAAGCCCATCACCGTTGGTCTCGATAAAAGCTTTCGAGGTCATGCCGTGGACTTGCCGGAGTCTGACCCTCGTGTTCAGAGATTGGTTCGAGGTTTCGAGCCTGAGCAAATCTCTGTTTCTCTTTCTTCGTCTTACCACTCTGTTTGGATATCTTGGATTAcag gggaatatcaaatTGGTGAGGATATAAGTCCATTGGATCCTAATAGAGTAGATAGCCTTGTTTTCTATGGAGTTTATGGAAAATCACTCTCTAAGAGAGCAAGAGGCTACTCTCTTGTCTACAATCAACTCTACCCTTTTGAAGGTCTTCAAAACTATACTTCTGGAATTATACACCATGTTCGACTCACCG GACTAAAACCAAACACATTATATCAATACCAATGTGGGGATGTTGAAGAAGGAATAAGTAATAATCTCTATTACTTCAAGACCATGCCAGAGAGTGGCCCCAAGAGCTACCCAAGCAGAATAGCAGTGGTGGGAGACCTAGGGCTTACATACAACACCACATCAACCATTGAACACTTGACAAGTAATCATCCAGATCTTATTCTATTGGTTGGTGATGCTTCTTATGCTAATATGTACCTCACAAATGGAACTGGAACTGATTGTTACACCTGCTCTTTTCCTGACACTCCCATTCATGAAACTTACCAACCTCGTTGGGATTTCTGGGGAAG GTACATGCAGCCTCTAATTTCAAATGTTCCAATAATGGTGATAGAAGGGAACCATGACATAGAAGAACAGGCTGAAAATCAAACATTTGTTGCTTACAGCTCTCGATTCGCATTCCCCTCGGAAGAGTGTGGATCATCATCTACACTCTACTATTCTTTCAATGCTGGAGGAGTGCACTTCATAATGCTTGGCGCCTACACTCCATACGATCGAACAT CGGATCAGTACAAGTGGCTGGAGGACGACCTGGCTAGTGTCGACCGAGAAGTGACTCCATGGTTGGTAGCTTCTTGGCATGCTCCTTGGTATAGTACCTACACATCACACTATAGAGGAGCAGAGTGTATGAGAGTATCAATGGAAGACATATTGTACAAGTATGGAGTTGACATAGTCTTCAATGGACAT GTTCATGCATACGAAAGATCGAATCGAGTGTACAACTACAATTTGGATCCTTGTGGTCCTGTTCATATAACAATTGGTGATGGTGGGAATAGGGAGAAGATGGCGATCACGCATGCCGATGAACCCGGCAACTGTCCAAAACCATCAGAAACACCAGATCCATTCATGGGTGGCTTCTGTGCTTTTAACTTCACTTCAGGTCCTGCAGCAGGAAAGTTCTGTTGGGATGAGCAGCCTGAATATAGTGCATACAGAGAAAGCAGTTTTGGCCATGGAATTTTAGAG GTGAAAAATGAGACTCATGCTCTATGGACTTGGCACCGTAATAGAGATATGTACAGAGTTTCTGGAGATGTGATTTACATAGTGAGAGAGCCTGAGAAATGTACTGTTGGACAGGAGTGA